One window from the genome of Pedobacter schmidteae encodes:
- a CDS encoding sigma-54-dependent Fis family transcriptional regulator, with protein sequence MDIQDIKNRFGIIGGSPLLNRAIDIARQVAPTDMSVLITGESGSGKEVFSHIIHQLSTRKHGAFIAVNCGAIPEGTIDSELFGHEKGSFTGAHEARKGYFEVANGGTIFLDEVAELPLGTQARLLRILESGEYLRVGSSKVQKTDVRIIAATNVDVYNRVKSGKFREDLYYRLNTVPLRIPALHERKEDIYLLFRKFSADFSDKYRSPGIQLEPDAIQMLSNYSWPGNVRQLKNIAEQICVLEKDRNVTAAALLNYIPNESAANLPMAINGGSSKEDFTERDILYKVLFDMKKDMMDLKKLVAEIIQSGGNTAHVMADNPHYINQLYQDVDQTLGHESTLTIKNPSQNSPVEYNYTQDAEEIEESLSLVDKESDLIKKALKKHKGKRKFAAQELGISERTLYRKIKELNLN encoded by the coding sequence ATGGATATACAAGATATTAAAAACCGCTTTGGAATTATAGGAGGCTCTCCGCTGCTAAACCGTGCTATAGATATAGCCAGACAGGTTGCTCCAACCGATATGTCTGTGTTGATTACCGGCGAAAGTGGTAGTGGTAAAGAGGTTTTCTCACATATTATCCATCAATTGAGTACGCGCAAGCATGGTGCATTTATTGCCGTAAACTGCGGCGCCATCCCCGAAGGCACCATCGACTCGGAATTATTCGGCCACGAAAAGGGTTCCTTTACCGGTGCCCATGAAGCACGGAAAGGTTATTTTGAAGTGGCCAATGGAGGAACTATATTTTTAGATGAGGTCGCCGAATTGCCGTTAGGCACACAGGCCCGCTTACTCCGTATCCTGGAAAGTGGCGAATACCTGCGGGTAGGTTCATCCAAAGTTCAAAAAACGGACGTGCGGATCATTGCAGCCACCAATGTTGATGTTTACAACAGGGTAAAGTCAGGCAAATTCCGTGAAGATTTGTATTACAGGTTAAATACCGTTCCATTGCGCATACCTGCACTGCACGAGCGCAAAGAAGACATTTACCTGCTTTTTAGAAAGTTCTCTGCTGACTTTAGTGATAAATATAGAAGTCCGGGTATACAACTGGAGCCCGATGCCATACAAATGCTGAGCAATTACAGCTGGCCGGGCAATGTAAGGCAGCTTAAAAATATAGCTGAACAGATTTGTGTGTTGGAAAAGGATAGAAATGTTACTGCCGCAGCCTTACTGAACTATATTCCAAATGAGAGTGCTGCCAATTTGCCTATGGCCATCAACGGAGGAAGTAGTAAAGAAGATTTCACGGAGCGGGATATTCTTTATAAGGTACTTTTTGACATGAAAAAGGATATGATGGATCTGAAAAAGCTGGTTGCGGAAATTATTCAAAGTGGCGGAAATACAGCGCATGTAATGGCCGACAATCCACATTACATCAATCAACTTTATCAGGATGTAGATCAGACTTTGGGTCACGAATCAACATTGACAATAAAAAATCCTTCCCAAAATTCTCCGGTAGAGTACAACTATACCCAGGATGCCGAAGAAATAGAAGAATCACTTTCGCTGGTAGACAAGGAGTCGGACCTGATCAAAAAAGCACTAAAGAAACATAAGGGCAAACGTAAATTTGCAGCACAGGAATTGGGTATTTCCGAGCGCACTTTATACAGAAAGATTAAAGAACTGAACTTAAACTAA
- a CDS encoding LptE family protein — protein MKQLSILFVLLFALSGCKIALNGASIPAEMKTVNVQVFENNAPLVVPYLSSQFTEELKTRIRNQTSLSITANDAQGVFSGNITGYSITPEAIADNNNPVAGANRLTISISVKYTNNLNPKQSFEESFSRYKVFKLTGSIQAMEQGLIKDVTAQLTEDIFNRAFAQW, from the coding sequence ATGAAGCAGTTATCCATACTCTTTGTTTTGCTTTTTGCTTTGAGCGGATGTAAAATAGCATTGAACGGGGCCTCTATTCCGGCCGAGATGAAAACAGTTAACGTACAGGTTTTTGAAAACAACGCTCCCCTGGTTGTACCGTATTTAAGTTCGCAGTTTACAGAGGAACTGAAAACAAGGATCAGAAACCAGACTAGTCTGAGCATTACTGCTAATGATGCCCAGGGTGTTTTTTCAGGAAACATTACCGGATACAGCATCACACCAGAGGCAATAGCCGACAACAACAACCCTGTTGCAGGCGCCAACCGCCTCACTATTTCTATCAGTGTAAAGTATACCAACAATCTGAATCCAAAACAGAGTTTTGAAGAGTCCTTTTCGCGCTACAAAGTATTTAAGTTAACAGGAAGTATACAAGCAATGGAGCAGGGACTGATTAAAGATGTGACTGCTCAACTTACAGAGGATATTTTTAACAGAGCTTTTGCACAATGGTAG
- the secG gene encoding preprotein translocase subunit SecG, which yields MLFLIILLIIVCIALGLFVLVQNPKGGGLATGGAGSNMFGVQRTGDVLEKGTWVLLTLVVVLTLSITTIAKSGGSSAGEASKIQEHLDKTPTPSPIGTRTAPAPAPTAADTTKK from the coding sequence ATGCTTTTTTTAATTATTTTATTGATCATTGTTTGCATTGCTTTAGGTCTGTTTGTTTTGGTACAAAACCCTAAAGGCGGTGGCTTGGCTACCGGTGGAGCAGGAAGCAATATGTTTGGCGTACAACGCACAGGTGACGTTCTTGAAAAAGGCACCTGGGTTTTATTGACGCTGGTTGTAGTGCTTACTTTATCGATTACAACAATTGCTAAATCTGGTGGTTCTTCTGCTGGTGAAGCTTCAAAAATTCAAGAGCACCTGGATAAAACTCCAACTCCATCTCCGATAGGAACCAGAACAGCTCCGGCCCCTGCTCCTACTGCAGCGGATACCACAAAGAAATAA
- the groES gene encoding co-chaperone GroES: protein MALNLKPISGSANRVIVEPAAAEEKTASGIYIPDTAKEKPSKGTVVSVSDEDSEGKKPTVKVGDVVLYGKYGGTELPIDGKDYLIMRESDIYAVLS, encoded by the coding sequence ATGGCTTTAAACCTTAAACCCATTTCAGGTTCAGCGAACAGAGTTATTGTTGAGCCTGCTGCGGCAGAAGAAAAGACGGCATCTGGAATCTATATTCCTGACACTGCAAAAGAAAAACCATCCAAAGGCACTGTTGTATCTGTTTCAGACGAAGATTCTGAAGGTAAAAAACCAACTGTTAAAGTAGGTGATGTTGTTCTTTATGGCAAATATGGTGGCACAGAGCTTCCTATTGATGGTAAAGACTATTTGATCATGCGTGAAAGCGATATCTACGCTGTACTTTCCTAG
- the groL gene encoding chaperonin GroEL (60 kDa chaperone family; promotes refolding of misfolded polypeptides especially under stressful conditions; forms two stacked rings of heptamers to form a barrel-shaped 14mer; ends can be capped by GroES; misfolded proteins enter the barrel where they are refolded when GroES binds), with the protein MAKQVKYNVEARDALKRGVDTLANAVKVTLGPKGRNVIIDKKFGSPAITKDGVTVAKEIELKDPIENMGAQMVKEVASKTADIAGDGTTTATVLAQAIVTAGIKNVAAGANPMDLKRGIDKAVTAIVDNLKKQSQTVGEDNNKIKQVASISANNDEVIGALIAEAMGKVGKDGVITVEEAKGTETEVKTVEGMQFDRGYLSPYFVTNADKMEAELENPYILIYDKKISNMKELLPVLEKQVQTGKPLLIIAEDLDGEALATLVVNKIRGSLKVAAVKAPGFGDRRKAMLEDIAILTGGTVISEERGYKLENADLSYLGTAEKVVVDKDNTTIINGAGQSEDIKARVNQIKAQIETTTSDYDKEKLQERLAKLAGGVAVLYVGAASEVEMKEKKDRVDDALHATRAAVEEGIVAGGGVAFIRAIEALEGMKGSNDDETTGIQIIRRAIEEPLRQICQNAGIEGSIVVQKVKEGKADFGYNARTDVYENLIAAGVIDPTKVGRVALENAASIAAMLLTTEVVLADDPEEAPAGAGMPPMGGGGMGGMM; encoded by the coding sequence ATGGCAAAACAAGTAAAATATAATGTAGAAGCCCGCGACGCCCTGAAAAGAGGTGTTGATACTTTGGCTAATGCAGTAAAAGTAACTTTAGGTCCAAAAGGACGCAACGTAATTATCGACAAAAAATTTGGTTCACCTGCAATTACTAAAGATGGTGTAACTGTAGCTAAAGAAATTGAATTAAAAGACCCAATTGAAAACATGGGTGCTCAAATGGTTAAAGAAGTAGCTTCTAAAACTGCAGATATTGCAGGTGACGGAACTACAACTGCAACTGTATTGGCTCAGGCAATTGTTACTGCAGGTATCAAAAACGTTGCTGCCGGTGCAAATCCGATGGATTTGAAACGTGGTATCGACAAAGCAGTTACTGCAATTGTTGACAACTTGAAAAAACAATCACAAACTGTAGGTGAAGACAACAATAAAATCAAACAGGTAGCTTCTATTTCGGCTAACAATGATGAGGTTATTGGTGCTTTAATTGCAGAAGCAATGGGCAAGGTTGGTAAAGATGGTGTAATTACTGTTGAAGAAGCAAAAGGTACTGAAACTGAAGTTAAAACAGTAGAAGGTATGCAATTTGACCGTGGTTACTTATCACCATATTTTGTAACCAATGCTGATAAAATGGAAGCGGAATTAGAAAACCCTTACATTTTGATCTATGACAAAAAGATCAGCAACATGAAAGAATTATTACCTGTTTTGGAAAAACAAGTTCAAACCGGTAAACCTTTATTGATCATTGCTGAAGATTTAGATGGCGAAGCACTGGCTACTTTGGTAGTGAACAAAATCCGTGGTTCTCTGAAAGTTGCTGCTGTTAAAGCTCCAGGTTTTGGCGACAGAAGAAAAGCAATGTTAGAAGACATCGCAATATTGACTGGCGGTACAGTAATCTCTGAAGAAAGAGGTTATAAATTAGAAAATGCTGACCTGAGCTACTTAGGTACTGCTGAAAAAGTAGTTGTTGATAAAGACAATACAACTATCATCAATGGTGCTGGTCAGTCGGAAGATATCAAAGCGCGCGTTAACCAGATCAAAGCTCAAATTGAGACCACTACATCTGATTACGATAAAGAAAAATTACAGGAGCGTTTGGCTAAATTAGCTGGTGGTGTTGCTGTTCTTTATGTAGGTGCTGCTTCTGAAGTAGAGATGAAAGAGAAAAAAGACCGTGTTGATGATGCTTTACATGCAACCCGTGCAGCGGTTGAAGAAGGTATTGTTGCAGGTGGTGGTGTTGCTTTCATCCGTGCTATTGAAGCATTAGAAGGCATGAAAGGTTCTAACGACGACGAGACTACTGGTATCCAGATCATCCGTCGTGCTATTGAAGAGCCTTTGCGTCAGATCTGCCAAAATGCTGGTATCGAAGGATCTATCGTGGTACAAAAAGTTAAAGAAGGTAAAGCTGACTTTGGCTACAATGCCCGTACAGATGTTTACGAGAACTTAATTGCAGCTGGTGTTATCGATCCAACTAAAGTTGGTCGTGTAGCTTTGGAAAATGCAGCTTCTATTGCAGCGATGTTGTTAACAACAGAAGTTGTATTGGCTGATGATCCTGAAGAAGCTCCTGCTGGTGCTGGTATGCCTCCAATGGGCGGCGGCGGCATGGGTGGTATGATGTAA
- a CDS encoding PKD domain-containing protein: protein MVKRLLLLTIILVLSQITVAFSQITIDAVAPGPYSPGSSIAATFAIQSTCIRPGNIFNLYLVRPDGIEIATPIGSYAGFYSTFVNGVLPNATIAPPATGYSLRIKTTNPVLPVATSGTFEIRAGTQADPILNSFNKISETPRTFGLCEADTNTPNDFEFTNESNTGNVVVTINNTITPATTATLTFTTTGAGSFQTFTADKTHYTMLAKATMPDGSVGTKAYFLINNPVITAFETEGGITVCYPTGRFEYTVGENIKLNFPGNIYKIDWGDGSAPNQYTYCDIVQQSSKVSHLFSRSSCGLSYTSGNQTFYNAFAVNVGVVSPFCNEIGRPLSSPARVITRPINAFKGPSVACLGSVTFENTSVAGDNPNTNSQGCTPSTMRYSWFVNGVPAGNTRDLTYNFTTTGEYIIRLVSTAVGGTCQADPVEERICIQAAPIPSFTLPADRICLTPGTLTPDNTSVPNNTCSASIPVYTWTVRGPAAVTYQNNTNANSPIPQFKFTQPGVYYIQLAIQSATCSAVTTEQKVVVNTTATATLSNDITLCNIGNLTFDPAAVETRTIIGGSYDEPIETYEWTITGGNYTFVALSDKNSKYPTINFSEYKEYTVTLKHTNSCNTAPPVTQKITFSQAPVVEIEAITNPICNNATVDLKGKITGGPATPSLVWTNSANSSAGFSNPNDILTTYTPTAAERTAGIATLFLTLNTGLQGACAQVSARVDITILPKNTVSNLSNTKSICTGNPVDFIPTSLHADSFTWTATNADGLIGNLVTSGTGNITNALINTSATTDATVVYTIIPHKGTCDGEPFILTVTVTPKPILTATPAQSTICSGSPAGIVLTPNLPNTKYIWTSATTAGTVTGHNGSATPVAISAINETLINTGTSQGTVTYKITPISEAGCPGNEVTVSVNVDPEITPATAGTSVTICNATTYKLDGNQPKSNETGTWELTSGQTGVTFSDTDLHSPKAIANGLVPGIPYVFKWTISAPGACAVSSALVTITVIPPTVPGTIDGTQSVCANSNSGSINLTGNIGNVVRWESSTDGGTTWQQIANTTTTLTYLNLTTTTQYRAIVRNGNCDEKPTNTTIITVTPAGTQANAGAPQTICGGTTVKLDGNLVASGETGVWSVVAGSPPVHIVDPSDPKTEVQNLITGQSYTFTWTITGSSACGPSPSNVTVNVLPLIDKNTISSTNTMVCAGQTITLTGSQPIGGDGTYHYLWEVSTDAGATWTTTGGDTRDLSFTITLPTRFRRTVTSSTCTNTSVELSIDALPPIGNNSISADQAICTNEAAVRLTGTTPQGAGGGFNYEWEFSIDGGLTWTSTNTFQPDYLPIGLTQTTQYRRIVSTITCNGDQKNISNVVTVTIKPDAIAKFTFVKDKDCAPFQITAANITAEDHPAENATYTWYAGTDPIGTGINFPGHLISNSNESVLIKLVVTPKVGCNPKEFSWTFSTNQAVPASFGLSETVICGPKLVAFTNTSLQGIGATFSWKVGNTQISTNANPPPYNFQPDPSGKDTTYVVTLYSITSCGIDSAKGTVLVKSPPRPIFSPQTTLGCSPLPVKFNNNSPLQSDIEYFFDFGDGSPVVRMTDRNSVTHEYTTTNIIRTYNATLTAKNQCGTVTTEPYAIVVRPNTVNAELVVNGNQIKGCAPYTVTFDNNSTGASNFFVDFKDGTAVRPSLISPERFTHTFTTPGSYDVTLTATNGCSTSTKTVTIIVDPQPLTAFDAVNKLGCTGLEVKFINNTQNGMSYLWDFGDGSPTSTETEPTHTYSGTQEYYTVTLTATNGLGCPMTVSQNNFIRIVQPPVAAFNVDPSTLISIPDYTFRFQDQSTNNPTIWEWDFGDGTGSALRNPSHTYLDTGTYKVTLKTINQQGCFTTTFKNVTIKGVPGYLFVPNSFVPGSTQPELREFRAKGSGLQTWRFSIFNKWGQLLWESTKLEEGRPAEGWDGTFKGQQMPQGVYYWKIDVQMVNGSEWKGMTYDKSVPKRTGAIHLIR, encoded by the coding sequence ATGGTGAAACGTTTACTTCTTTTAACCATTATTCTTGTATTATCCCAAATAACTGTAGCTTTTTCGCAGATTACAATTGACGCGGTTGCCCCAGGTCCTTATAGTCCGGGTTCAAGTATAGCGGCCACTTTTGCTATTCAAAGTACTTGTATCCGACCGGGGAATATATTTAACCTATATCTGGTGCGTCCTGATGGAATTGAAATAGCAACTCCAATAGGTTCTTATGCCGGGTTCTACTCTACTTTTGTCAACGGCGTACTTCCCAATGCGACAATCGCACCCCCGGCTACAGGTTATAGTTTAAGAATTAAGACGACCAACCCTGTTCTACCCGTAGCCACTTCGGGCACTTTTGAAATACGAGCCGGTACACAGGCAGACCCTATTCTGAATTCCTTCAATAAAATAAGCGAGACCCCCAGAACCTTTGGTTTATGTGAGGCCGATACCAACACGCCTAATGATTTCGAATTCACAAACGAATCAAATACAGGAAATGTTGTGGTTACCATCAACAATACGATTACACCCGCAACAACGGCTACATTAACTTTTACCACTACCGGAGCTGGCAGCTTTCAAACTTTTACGGCCGATAAAACACACTATACGATGTTGGCAAAAGCAACAATGCCAGATGGATCTGTTGGTACAAAAGCCTATTTTTTAATAAATAACCCCGTTATTACTGCATTTGAAACCGAAGGAGGAATAACAGTCTGCTACCCAACAGGGAGATTTGAATATACAGTTGGAGAAAATATCAAATTAAACTTTCCCGGCAACATTTACAAAATAGATTGGGGAGATGGTAGCGCTCCCAACCAATATACCTATTGTGATATTGTTCAGCAAAGTTCAAAAGTCAGCCATTTATTTAGCCGTTCCTCATGTGGACTATCATACACTTCCGGAAATCAGACGTTTTATAATGCTTTTGCGGTAAACGTCGGTGTGGTGAGTCCTTTCTGTAACGAGATTGGCCGCCCGCTGTCAAGTCCTGCCAGAGTAATAACAAGACCAATAAACGCATTTAAGGGGCCATCTGTTGCATGTCTGGGCAGTGTTACTTTTGAAAATACTTCGGTAGCAGGAGACAATCCCAATACCAATTCGCAAGGATGTACACCAAGTACAATGCGCTACAGCTGGTTTGTTAACGGTGTACCTGCAGGTAATACCCGGGATTTAACCTACAATTTTACCACGACTGGCGAATATATAATCAGATTAGTATCAACCGCTGTAGGAGGAACATGTCAGGCCGATCCGGTAGAAGAACGGATTTGTATACAGGCTGCCCCAATACCGAGCTTTACCTTGCCTGCAGACAGAATCTGCCTTACACCGGGCACATTAACACCAGACAATACATCTGTACCGAACAATACTTGTTCGGCTTCAATCCCTGTTTATACATGGACAGTAAGAGGTCCCGCGGCTGTTACTTACCAAAATAACACGAATGCCAATAGCCCTATCCCTCAGTTTAAATTTACACAACCTGGGGTTTATTATATTCAGCTTGCTATTCAGTCAGCCACATGTTCTGCTGTAACCACAGAGCAAAAGGTTGTGGTAAACACAACTGCAACAGCAACACTATCTAATGACATTACACTTTGTAATATTGGCAACCTTACATTTGACCCGGCAGCCGTAGAAACGCGAACGATAATTGGAGGGAGCTATGATGAACCAATAGAGACATATGAGTGGACCATAACGGGAGGCAATTATACTTTTGTTGCACTGTCGGATAAAAACAGTAAATATCCAACCATTAACTTTTCTGAATATAAAGAATATACCGTTACACTGAAGCATACAAACAGTTGTAATACGGCACCACCGGTAACACAAAAAATTACCTTTTCGCAGGCACCTGTTGTGGAGATTGAAGCCATTACCAATCCCATTTGTAACAATGCAACAGTAGATTTGAAAGGCAAAATAACGGGTGGACCGGCAACACCATCGCTGGTTTGGACCAACAGCGCAAACAGCAGTGCCGGTTTTTCCAATCCTAATGATATCCTCACCACTTACACACCTACGGCAGCCGAACGCACTGCAGGGATTGCAACTTTGTTTTTAACACTCAACACGGGCCTTCAGGGAGCCTGTGCACAAGTATCTGCCAGAGTAGACATCACTATCCTCCCAAAAAATACGGTTAGTAATCTGAGCAATACAAAAAGTATCTGTACCGGAAACCCTGTAGATTTTATACCAACATCGCTTCATGCAGATTCATTTACCTGGACAGCAACAAATGCTGATGGATTGATCGGCAACCTGGTAACCTCAGGTACAGGCAATATCACCAATGCATTGATAAATACGAGTGCCACCACCGACGCAACCGTAGTTTACACTATTATACCGCACAAAGGTACATGTGACGGAGAGCCCTTTATCTTAACGGTCACCGTGACACCTAAACCCATATTAACCGCAACTCCAGCTCAGTCTACCATTTGCAGTGGTAGCCCTGCTGGCATTGTACTCACGCCAAACTTGCCGAATACAAAATACATATGGACCAGCGCTACAACAGCCGGTACAGTAACCGGACACAACGGATCTGCCACACCGGTAGCTATATCGGCCATAAATGAGACATTAATTAATACCGGCACCTCACAAGGAACGGTTACCTATAAAATTACCCCGATCTCTGAAGCCGGTTGTCCAGGTAACGAAGTTACAGTAAGCGTTAACGTTGACCCCGAGATCACGCCGGCTACAGCGGGGACAAGTGTAACCATCTGTAATGCGACAACCTATAAGCTGGATGGAAATCAGCCTAAATCAAATGAGACAGGCACATGGGAATTAACATCCGGACAAACAGGAGTTACGTTTTCAGACACCGACCTCCATTCTCCAAAAGCTATCGCCAATGGTCTGGTACCCGGCATACCTTATGTTTTTAAATGGACCATTTCAGCTCCTGGAGCATGCGCTGTTTCATCAGCCCTGGTTACCATTACTGTTATTCCACCCACTGTTCCCGGAACCATAGATGGTACTCAATCAGTGTGTGCCAACAGCAATAGTGGAAGTATAAACCTTACCGGTAATATCGGTAATGTAGTTCGCTGGGAAAGCTCAACAGATGGCGGAACCACATGGCAACAAATAGCAAATACCACAACCACACTAACTTATTTAAATCTTACAACCACAACCCAATACCGCGCGATTGTACGAAATGGTAACTGTGATGAAAAACCAACCAACACTACCATCATTACCGTTACCCCTGCGGGTACCCAGGCAAATGCAGGAGCCCCTCAAACCATTTGCGGTGGAACAACCGTAAAACTTGATGGAAATCTGGTTGCCAGTGGAGAAACAGGTGTATGGTCGGTAGTTGCAGGATCGCCCCCTGTTCATATCGTCGACCCATCTGATCCTAAAACGGAAGTGCAAAATTTAATCACAGGCCAGTCCTACACCTTCACATGGACCATAACAGGCTCATCGGCATGTGGGCCAAGTCCGTCAAATGTCACTGTTAATGTTCTTCCACTAATTGATAAAAATACAATCAGCAGTACCAACACCATGGTGTGCGCTGGTCAGACCATTACCTTAACAGGAAGTCAGCCCATAGGTGGTGACGGTACCTATCATTATTTATGGGAAGTAAGTACTGATGCCGGGGCTACCTGGACCACAACAGGAGGAGATACACGCGATCTAAGCTTTACCATAACACTACCCACCCGATTTAGAAGAACCGTAACGAGTTCTACTTGTACCAACACAAGTGTTGAGCTTAGTATCGATGCACTACCTCCGATAGGCAACAATAGTATTTCGGCAGACCAGGCCATCTGTACCAATGAAGCTGCAGTAAGATTAACCGGAACAACCCCGCAAGGAGCTGGCGGAGGCTTCAATTATGAATGGGAGTTCAGCATCGACGGCGGGCTCACCTGGACAAGTACAAATACCTTTCAACCGGACTACCTGCCAATAGGATTAACCCAAACCACCCAATACAGACGTATTGTAAGTACCATTACCTGTAATGGAGATCAGAAAAATATCAGTAACGTAGTTACAGTTACCATAAAACCAGATGCCATTGCAAAATTTACTTTTGTAAAAGATAAAGATTGCGCCCCTTTCCAAATTACAGCTGCAAACATTACAGCAGAAGACCATCCTGCCGAGAATGCAACCTACACCTGGTATGCAGGAACTGATCCGATTGGGACAGGTATCAATTTCCCTGGACACCTCATTTCTAACAGCAACGAATCTGTCCTGATTAAACTCGTGGTAACTCCAAAAGTAGGATGTAATCCTAAGGAGTTTTCATGGACATTCAGTACCAACCAGGCTGTACCAGCCTCCTTTGGGCTTAGCGAAACCGTAATCTGCGGACCGAAGCTAGTGGCATTTACCAATACATCTTTACAAGGTATTGGTGCTACTTTCAGCTGGAAGGTGGGGAATACTCAAATTTCAACGAACGCCAATCCTCCTCCCTACAACTTCCAGCCCGATCCTTCCGGAAAAGACACCACCTATGTAGTCACGCTTTATTCAATAACCAGCTGCGGAATCGACTCTGCGAAAGGTACCGTATTGGTCAAGTCGCCACCCAGGCCCATATTTTCACCTCAGACAACTCTTGGATGTTCACCCCTTCCGGTTAAATTTAACAACAATTCCCCTCTGCAAAGTGACATCGAATATTTCTTTGATTTTGGAGATGGGAGCCCTGTTGTACGCATGACAGACAGAAATTCGGTGACCCATGAGTATACTACTACAAATATTATAAGAACCTACAACGCTACACTTACGGCCAAAAATCAATGTGGAACAGTAACTACAGAACCCTACGCGATAGTGGTAAGACCCAATACCGTAAATGCCGAACTGGTGGTAAACGGAAATCAAATTAAAGGTTGTGCCCCTTATACAGTAACATTCGATAACAACTCAACCGGCGCAAGTAACTTCTTTGTCGACTTTAAAGACGGTACCGCCGTACGCCCATCCCTCATTTCACCTGAAAGGTTTACCCATACCTTTACTACTCCAGGATCTTATGACGTCACTTTAACGGCTACCAACGGCTGCTCAACAAGCACGAAGACGGTTACGATTATTGTAGACCCTCAGCCACTTACCGCTTTCGACGCGGTCAATAAACTAGGATGCACCGGACTAGAGGTTAAATTTATCAACAACACCCAAAACGGAATGAGCTACCTTTGGGATTTTGGTGATGGTTCGCCTACTTCAACGGAAACGGAACCAACACACACCTATAGTGGAACGCAGGAATATTATACGGTTACCCTTACAGCAACAAATGGATTGGGTTGCCCGATGACGGTAAGTCAAAACAACTTTATCCGAATTGTACAGCCTCCTGTAGCCGCCTTTAATGTTGACCCTTCCACCCTCATCAGCATACCTGATTATACTTTCAGATTTCAAGATCAAAGCACCAATAACCCCACCATATGGGAATGGGATTTTGGCGACGGTACGGGCTCTGCTTTGAGAAACCCAAGTCATACTTATCTGGACACAGGAACTTATAAAGTAACCCTTAAAACTATTAATCAGCAAGGTTGTTTTACCACTACCTTCAAAAATGTAACTATCAAAGGAGTTCCCGGGTATTTGTTTGTACCTAATTCATTTGTTCCAGGCAGTACACAACCAGAGCTCCGCGAGTTTAGGGCAAAAGGATCGGGGCTGCAAACCTGGCGCTTTAGCATCTTTAACAAATGGGGACAGTTACTTTGGGAAAGCACCAAACTGGAAGAAGGGCGACCTGCGGAAGGCTGGGACGGCACGTTTAAAGGGCAACAAATGCCACAAGGAGTTTACTATTGGAAAATAGATGTACAAATGGTAAATGGCTCGGAATGGAAAGGCATGACCTATGATAAGTCAGTACCTAAACGCACAGGAGCAATACATTTAATCAGATAA